The following coding sequences are from one Streptomyces sp. NBC_01232 window:
- a CDS encoding DUF3039 domain-containing protein → MSTLEPERGTGTGTLVEPTPQVSHGDGDHERFAHYVQKDKIMASALDGTPVVALCGKVWVPGRDPKKYPVCPMCKEIYESMGPGGDKDKGGKDK, encoded by the coding sequence ATGAGCACTCTTGAGCCCGAGCGCGGGACTGGCACGGGGACCCTCGTAGAGCCGACGCCGCAGGTGTCGCACGGTGACGGCGACCACGAGCGCTTCGCCCACTACGTCCAGAAGGACAAGATCATGGCGAGCGCGCTCGACGGGACCCCCGTCGTCGCGCTCTGCGGCAAGGTCTGGGTACCGGGCCGGGACCCGAAGAAGTACCCGGTCTGCCCCATGTGCAAGGAGATCTACGAGTCCATGGGCCCCGGTGGGGACAAGGACAAGGGCGGCAAGGACAAGTAG
- a CDS encoding beta-N-acetylhexosaminidase, which produces MDLIPAPRVALLDEDGRRFAFGPQPVLDAGPGTGTVARWLRRELGAATGWELPAAAAGVTAELRLRIDPDGAWDRGPESYRIDIGPDGAELTGASAAGLFWGAQTLRQLLGPDAYRRAPLPGRTWSLPYAAVVDGPRFGWRGMMLDVARHFMPKDGVLRYIDLLAAHKLNVLHLHLTDDQGWRIEIKRHPRLTEVGGWRPRSRWGHRASPLWNETPHGGYYTQDDIREIVAYAAERHVRVVPEIDVPGHSQAAIAAYPELGNTDVVDTAALGVWDDWGITENVLAPTEAVLRFYEGVFEELLELFPAEVSPFVHVGGDECPKTQWKASAVAQERIRELGVDGEDGLQSWFIRHFDGWLAERGRRLIGWDEILEGGLADGAAVSSWRGYEGGIAAAEAGHDVVMCPERQVYLDHRQAGGADEPMPIGYVRSLEDVYRFEPVPPKLSAEAAAHVLGAQANVWTEVMENRDRVDYQVFPRLAAFAEVVWSWQPVPGERDFAWFEGRMAAHYARLDAQGVDYRPPGGPLPRQRRPGVLGRPIEGAPPNV; this is translated from the coding sequence ATGGACCTGATCCCCGCACCCCGGGTCGCACTTCTCGACGAGGACGGGCGCCGCTTCGCGTTCGGGCCGCAGCCGGTCCTGGACGCCGGTCCGGGCACCGGGACGGTCGCGCGCTGGCTGCGACGCGAGCTGGGGGCCGCCACCGGCTGGGAGCTGCCCGCCGCCGCGGCCGGCGTCACCGCCGAGCTGCGGCTGCGTATCGACCCGGACGGCGCGTGGGACCGCGGGCCGGAGTCGTACCGCATCGACATCGGCCCGGACGGGGCGGAGCTGACCGGCGCGAGCGCGGCCGGCCTGTTCTGGGGTGCGCAGACGCTGCGTCAGCTGCTCGGACCCGACGCGTACCGCAGGGCGCCGCTGCCGGGCCGCACGTGGAGCCTGCCGTACGCCGCAGTCGTGGACGGCCCGCGGTTCGGCTGGCGCGGGATGATGCTGGACGTGGCCCGGCACTTCATGCCCAAGGACGGCGTGCTGCGCTACATCGACCTGCTCGCCGCCCACAAGCTCAACGTCCTGCACCTGCACCTCACAGACGACCAGGGCTGGCGGATCGAGATCAAGCGCCACCCGCGGCTCACCGAGGTCGGCGGGTGGCGGCCGCGCAGCCGGTGGGGCCACCGGGCCTCGCCGCTGTGGAACGAGACCCCGCACGGCGGGTACTACACCCAGGACGACATCCGCGAGATCGTCGCCTACGCCGCCGAGCGGCACGTCCGGGTGGTCCCGGAGATCGACGTACCGGGGCATTCGCAGGCCGCGATCGCCGCGTACCCGGAGCTGGGCAACACCGACGTCGTCGACACCGCGGCGCTCGGCGTGTGGGACGACTGGGGGATCACCGAGAACGTGCTCGCGCCCACCGAGGCCGTGCTGCGGTTCTACGAGGGGGTCTTCGAGGAGCTGCTGGAACTGTTCCCGGCGGAGGTCTCGCCCTTCGTACACGTGGGCGGGGACGAATGCCCCAAGACGCAGTGGAAGGCCTCCGCGGTCGCCCAGGAGCGGATCCGCGAGCTGGGCGTGGACGGGGAGGACGGGCTGCAGTCCTGGTTCATCCGGCACTTCGACGGCTGGCTCGCAGAGCGGGGCCGGCGGCTGATCGGCTGGGACGAGATCCTGGAGGGCGGGCTCGCGGACGGCGCCGCGGTGTCCTCGTGGCGCGGCTACGAGGGCGGCATCGCCGCCGCCGAGGCCGGGCACGACGTGGTCATGTGCCCGGAGCGGCAGGTGTACCTGGACCACCGGCAGGCGGGCGGCGCGGACGAGCCGATGCCCATCGGGTACGTGCGTTCGCTGGAGGACGTCTACCGCTTCGAACCGGTGCCGCCGAAGCTGTCGGCGGAGGCCGCCGCCCACGTGCTGGGCGCGCAGGCCAACGTCTGGACCGAGGTGATGGAGAACCGGGACCGGGTCGACTACCAGGTGTTCCCGAGGCTCGCGGCCTTCGCCGAGGTGGTGTGGTCGTGGCAGCCGGTGCCGGGGGAGCGCGACTTCGCGTGGTTCGAGGGCCGGATGGCCGCGCACTACGCGCGGTTGGACGCCCAGGGGGTCGATTACCGGCCGCCGGGCGGCCCGTTGCCGCGGCAGCGGAGGCCCGGGGTGCTGGGACGCCCGATCGAGGGCGCGCCCCCGAACGTGTGA
- a CDS encoding YqgE/AlgH family protein, whose protein sequence is MTEVSSLTGRLLVATPALADPNFDRAVVLLLDHDEQGSLGVVLNRPTPVGVGDVLLPWAPLAGTPGVVFQGGPVAMDSALGIAVIPGEEGPLGWRRVYGAIGLVDLEAPPELLAAALGALRIFAGYSGWGPGQLEAELGEGAWYVVESEPGDVSFPDPERLWRAVLRRQRSDLAMVATYPDDPSLN, encoded by the coding sequence ATGACCGAGGTGTCCTCCCTCACAGGGCGGCTGCTCGTTGCCACCCCCGCCCTCGCGGACCCGAATTTCGACCGCGCGGTCGTGCTCCTGCTCGATCACGACGAGCAGGGCTCCCTCGGCGTGGTCCTCAACCGGCCGACCCCCGTGGGCGTCGGCGACGTCCTGCTGCCCTGGGCTCCGCTGGCCGGCACCCCCGGTGTGGTCTTCCAGGGCGGGCCGGTGGCGATGGACTCGGCCCTGGGCATCGCGGTGATCCCGGGCGAGGAGGGTCCGCTCGGCTGGCGCCGGGTGTACGGGGCGATCGGACTGGTCGACCTGGAGGCGCCGCCGGAGCTGCTCGCGGCGGCCCTGGGGGCCCTGCGGATCTTCGCGGGTTACTCCGGCTGGGGGCCGGGTCAGCTGGAGGCCGAGCTCGGCGAGGGCGCCTGGTACGTGGTGGAGTCGGAGCCCGGGGACGTGTCCTTCCCGGACCCGGAGCGGCTCTGGCGGGCGGTGCTGCGCCGCCAGCGCAGTGACCTCGCGATGGTCGCCACCTATCCGGACGACCCGTCGCTCAACTGA